The following proteins are co-located in the Halarcobacter sp. genome:
- a CDS encoding transporter substrate-binding domain-containing protein, which translates to MLKKILLGLLTFFAINSLYAEDINLWKKSTLNKILDKGVLKVGLEPGYMPFEMKDRKGRIIGYDVDIAKAMAKAMGVKLEIVPTAFDGIIAGLLTGKFDIIIAGMTITQQRNLKINFSDPYLVVGQTVLLNKEFEQKIKSAKDLDDKKYVITAKLGQTGEIVAKKFFKNAKINTFDTEAEAVAEVLNGKATAFINDQPYNAIFADDKGKGKLVHLDKPLTYEPLAFAIRKGDPDFLNWLNNFLRQIKEDKVVNLHEILYQKWFVDTKWLDKLQ; encoded by the coding sequence ATGCTTAAAAAAATTTTACTTGGATTATTAACTTTTTTTGCAATAAATAGTTTATATGCAGAAGATATAAATTTATGGAAAAAATCAACACTAAATAAAATTTTAGATAAAGGTGTTTTAAAAGTTGGTTTAGAACCAGGTTATATGCCTTTTGAAATGAAAGATAGAAAAGGTAGAATTATTGGTTATGATGTTGACATTGCAAAAGCAATGGCAAAAGCGATGGGAGTTAAACTAGAAATTGTTCCAACAGCATTTGATGGGATAATTGCTGGGTTATTAACTGGGAAATTTGATATTATCATTGCAGGAATGACAATCACACAACAAAGAAATCTTAAAATTAATTTTTCTGATCCATACCTTGTTGTTGGACAAACAGTTTTACTAAATAAAGAATTTGAACAAAAGATTAAATCTGCAAAAGATTTAGATGATAAAAAATATGTTATTACAGCAAAGCTTGGGCAAACAGGTGAAATTGTTGCTAAAAAATTCTTTAAAAATGCGAAAATAAATACTTTTGATACAGAAGCTGAAGCTGTTGCAGAGGTTTTAAATGGTAAAGCTACTGCATTTATAAATGATCAACCTTATAATGCAATTTTTGCAGATGATAAAGGTAAAGGCAAATTAGTACATTTAGATAAACCTTTAACGTATGAGCCACTTGCTTTTGCAATTAGAAAAGGCGACCCAGATTTTCTTAATTGGTTAAATAACTTTTTAAGACAAATAAAAGAAGATAAAGTTGTAAATTTACATGAAATA
- a CDS encoding amino acid ABC transporter ATP-binding protein has protein sequence MISMDKIDKYFDDFHVLKGINFYVKKGEIVVVCGPSGSGKSTLIRCINGLEEIDSGTIIVDNIDINESRKNLQAIRGEVGMVFQHFNLFPHLTILENITLAPGLVKNVKKDEAKKIAMELLAKVKLEHKADSYPGDLSGGQKQRVAIARSLAMKPKVILFDEPTSALDPETIGDVLSVMKDLALENFTIVCVTHEMGFAKEVGDRIVFMDHGVIVEENTPKEFFENPKSQRAKDFLKEILTH, from the coding sequence ATTATAAGTATGGATAAAATTGATAAGTATTTTGATGATTTTCACGTTTTAAAAGGTATCAATTTTTATGTTAAAAAAGGTGAAATCGTAGTTGTTTGTGGACCATCAGGTTCTGGTAAATCTACGCTTATTAGGTGTATTAATGGTTTAGAAGAGATTGATAGTGGAACAATAATTGTTGATAATATTGATATCAATGAGAGTAGAAAAAATCTACAAGCAATTAGAGGTGAAGTTGGAATGGTATTTCAACACTTTAATCTTTTCCCACACTTAACAATATTAGAAAATATTACATTAGCTCCAGGTTTAGTTAAAAATGTAAAAAAGGATGAAGCTAAAAAAATTGCTATGGAATTACTTGCAAAAGTAAAATTAGAGCATAAAGCTGATTCTTACCCAGGGGATTTAAGTGGGGGACAAAAACAAAGAGTTGCAATAGCTAGATCTTTGGCTATGAAACCAAAAGTTATACTTTTTGATGAACCTACATCAGCATTAGACCCAGAAACAATTGGTGATGTTCTTTCTGTTATGAAAGATTTAGCACTTGAAAATTTTACAATTGTTTGTGTAACTCATGAAATGGGGTTTGCAAAAGAGGTTGGTGATAGAATTGTTTTTATGGATCATGGAGTAATTGTGGAAGAAAACACTCCAAAAGAGTTCTTTGAAAATCCAAAAAGTCAAAGAGCAAAAGATTTTCTAAAAGAGATTTTAACACATTAA
- a CDS encoding DMT family transporter yields MNRKKLLELRADFLLLTVAIAWGVTFLMVQEAIETVPVYSFLFYRFLIATILMAIIAYKFYDKINKQTIFYGFVLGTFLFSAFATQTFGLAYTKSSIVAFITGLNVILVPFFAYVIFKDHVRKMVFIGSIVAVIGLYLLTMSGELTLGFGELLTLICSALFALQILFTDKYSKKVNVFMLVLFQFLTVTIYSLIFSLTLDEVTFNVSMDGAFLKAVIVTSVFATVYAFLIQTYMQQFTTPTKTAIIFTMEPVSAGVYGYFVGNELLTSIQILGAVFIIFAVLLAELKLKREK; encoded by the coding sequence TTGAATAGAAAAAAACTTTTAGAGTTAAGAGCAGATTTTCTACTTTTAACAGTTGCAATTGCATGGGGAGTTACTTTCTTGATGGTTCAAGAAGCTATAGAAACTGTGCCTGTGTATTCTTTTTTATTTTATAGATTTTTAATTGCAACAATACTTATGGCAATAATCGCTTATAAATTTTACGATAAAATAAATAAACAAACAATATTTTATGGATTTGTTTTAGGAACTTTTCTCTTTTCTGCATTTGCTACACAAACTTTTGGATTAGCCTATACAAAAAGTTCAATTGTAGCTTTTATCACTGGTTTAAATGTAATCTTAGTTCCATTTTTTGCTTATGTTATATTTAAAGACCATGTTAGAAAGATGGTTTTTATTGGTTCAATTGTAGCTGTAATAGGATTATATCTTCTAACTATGAGTGGAGAATTAACACTTGGTTTTGGAGAATTATTAACCCTTATTTGCTCTGCATTATTTGCACTACAAATTCTTTTTACCGATAAATATTCAAAAAAAGTAAATGTATTTATGCTGGTTTTATTTCAATTTTTAACCGTTACAATCTATTCACTAATTTTTTCACTTACATTAGATGAAGTAACATTTAACGTTAGTATGGATGGTGCATTTTTAAAAGCTGTAATAGTTACTTCAGTTTTTGCTACTGTTTATGCTTTTTTAATCCAAACCTATATGCAACAATTTACAACACCAACAAAAACTGCAATTATATTTACTATGGAACCTGTAAGTGCAGGTGTTTATGGTTATTTTGTAGGAAATGAATTATTAACATCAATACAAATTTTAGGTGCAGTATTTATTATATTTGCAGTACTTTTAGCAGAACTAAAACTAAAAAGAGAGAAATAA
- a CDS encoding iron-containing alcohol dehydrogenase, with translation MARFTLPRDIYHGAGSLEELKNLKGKKAILIVGGNSMKKFGFLDKAISYLKEADLEVQTIEGIEPDPGVDTVMDGAKKMLEFEPDIIISMGGGSAIDAAKAMWIFYEYPDFTFKEAVIPFNLPTLRQKAIFVAIPSTSGTATEVTAFSVITDYKEKIKYPMADFNITPDIAIVDPNIAKTMPQKLVAHTGMDALTHATEAYVAALHSNFSDPLALKSLEMIKESLIDSYNGDEKAKELMHEAQCLAGMAFSNALLGITHSMAHKVGAVFGIPHGCANAIFLPYVISYNRKACEDRYADIAKYLKLEGETSKQLVDSYIDFIDELNNKLNIPHSMEEYGINKNEFEEHLDFISHNAVLDACTGANPRTIDDKTMKELFICTFEGKKVDF, from the coding sequence ATGGCTCGTTTTACATTACCAAGAGATATTTATCATGGCGCAGGTTCATTAGAAGAATTAAAAAATTTAAAAGGTAAAAAAGCAATTTTGATTGTTGGTGGAAACTCAATGAAAAAATTTGGTTTTTTAGATAAAGCAATTTCATATTTAAAAGAAGCAGATTTAGAAGTTCAAACTATTGAAGGTATTGAACCAGATCCTGGTGTTGATACTGTTATGGATGGTGCAAAAAAAATGCTTGAGTTTGAACCAGATATTATAATCTCAATGGGTGGAGGTTCAGCAATAGATGCAGCAAAAGCGATGTGGATTTTTTATGAATATCCAGATTTTACTTTTAAAGAAGCAGTTATCCCTTTTAATCTACCTACATTAAGACAAAAAGCTATTTTTGTAGCTATCCCCTCTACAAGTGGTACAGCTACAGAAGTTACGGCTTTTTCAGTTATTACAGATTATAAAGAAAAAATCAAATACCCTATGGCAGATTTTAATATCACTCCAGACATCGCAATTGTAGATCCAAATATTGCAAAAACAATGCCACAAAAATTAGTAGCACATACAGGAATGGATGCTTTAACACATGCAACTGAAGCATATGTAGCTGCACTTCATAGCAACTTTTCAGATCCTTTAGCTTTAAAATCTCTTGAGATGATAAAAGAATCATTGATAGATTCATATAATGGAGACGAAAAAGCAAAAGAGTTGATGCATGAAGCACAATGTTTAGCAGGAATGGCTTTTTCAAATGCATTACTGGGGATTACCCACTCAATGGCTCATAAAGTTGGTGCAGTTTTTGGAATACCTCATGGTTGTGCAAATGCAATATTTTTACCTTATGTTATCTCTTATAATAGAAAAGCTTGTGAGGATAGATATGCTGATATTGCAAAATATTTGAAACTAGAAGGTGAAACTTCAAAACAGTTAGTTGATTCTTATATTGATTTTATTGATGAATTAAATAATAAATTAAATATCCCTCACTCAATGGAAGAGTATGGTATAAATAAAAATGAGTTTGAAGAGCATTTAGATTTTATTTCACATAATGCTGTACTTGATGCTTGTACAGGAGCAAATCCAAGAACTATAGATGATAAAACTATGAAAGAGTTGTTTATATGCACTTTTGAAGGTAAAAAAGTAGACTTTTAA
- a CDS encoding glycosyltransferase produces the protein MKKFLYITDQDEYTDHSFIGPLFEKYLQDHFEVNIVYFSEFKAEFEKKDEKRFILPIAAKTKVIKELKNANIDIGSYSYIVVRNSSEILKDVLSNSRAYDYKVGYRLSFPKRRAKIQADKANNKSNFFKDLNNTLATYSETKLINQCDLFLPTSRQMHEEYFKDVNIKTYICPPALDPEILHDNIQHEGSEKRFFYAGTLDKLREFETVLEAFDSLNTKDWTLTISTKDPKYTKEVIDSFDNLKERVKIQNAKTKEELLNLIAKADIGVSILPDIPLFNTSTPVKIMDYYASAVPCIMTNNANNSEIFEEDKDAWFCEFSKKAIKEKLEYILDLPKDEVAQVGLNGQERLLAVRNYKRIAADLAHQLNIL, from the coding sequence ATGAAAAAGTTTTTATATATTACAGATCAAGATGAATATACAGACCACAGTTTTATTGGGCCTCTATTTGAAAAATACTTACAAGATCATTTCGAAGTAAACATAGTGTATTTTAGTGAATTTAAAGCAGAATTTGAAAAAAAAGATGAAAAAAGATTTATTCTTCCTATTGCAGCTAAAACAAAAGTTATCAAAGAACTAAAAAATGCAAATATTGATATTGGTTCATATTCATACATTGTAGTTAGAAATAGTTCAGAGATATTAAAAGATGTGTTATCAAATAGTAGAGCTTATGATTATAAAGTTGGATATAGACTATCTTTTCCAAAAAGAAGAGCAAAAATACAAGCTGATAAAGCTAATAACAAATCAAACTTTTTTAAAGATTTAAACAATACTTTAGCTACTTATTCAGAAACAAAACTTATAAATCAATGTGATTTATTTCTTCCAACTTCAAGACAAATGCATGAAGAATATTTTAAAGATGTAAATATAAAAACTTATATCTGTCCTCCTGCTCTTGACCCTGAGATATTACATGATAATATTCAACATGAAGGGAGTGAAAAAAGATTTTTTTATGCAGGGACACTTGACAAGCTTAGAGAATTTGAAACAGTTTTAGAAGCTTTTGACTCTCTTAACACTAAAGATTGGACTTTAACTATTTCTACAAAAGACCCTAAATATACAAAAGAGGTAATAGATAGTTTTGATAATCTAAAAGAAAGAGTTAAAATCCAAAATGCAAAAACAAAAGAGGAATTACTAAACCTAATTGCTAAAGCAGATATAGGAGTTTCAATTTTACCTGATATTCCACTATTTAATACCTCAACACCAGTTAAAATAATGGATTATTATGCTTCAGCAGTACCTTGTATTATGACAAATAATGCAAATAACAGTGAGATTTTTGAAGAAGATAAAGATGCTTGGTTTTGTGAATTTTCAAAAAAAGCTATAAAAGAAAAACTTGAATATATTTTAGATTTACCAAAAGATGAAGTAGCTCAAGTTGGTTTAAATGGACAAGAAAGACTGTTAGCAGTTAGGAACTACAAAAGAATTGCAGCAGACTTAGCTCACCAATTAAATATTTTATAA
- a CDS encoding DMT family transporter: MNYFGMFLLTIAMFIWGSSFIALKIAMVDLGPLTVIFFRMLIASMCFLYFIKDFMKFNFTKKNIQLLLLLAFFEPCLYFIFEAKALQNTTVSQAGMITSLLPIIAGVAAGYFLKEKITKRLILGSIIALTGAIVLSSQATASHSAPNPILGNIYEFLAMVCGAGYTIVARYLTKEFSALFITAFQVFIGAIFFLPFFIFELTHLELNFTFNSVASLFYLGIIVTLGGYGLYNYALTKIEASKAAVFIYLIPIFTLILANIILNEVISFVEILASAIILLGVFISEFSPSKFKIKKTKSV, translated from the coding sequence ATGAATTATTTTGGAATGTTTTTACTTACAATTGCAATGTTTATATGGGGTAGTTCTTTTATTGCTTTAAAAATTGCAATGGTAGATTTAGGACCACTTACTGTTATATTTTTTAGAATGCTTATTGCATCTATGTGTTTTTTATATTTTATAAAAGATTTTATGAAATTTAATTTCACTAAAAAAAATATTCAACTGCTTTTACTTTTAGCTTTTTTTGAGCCTTGTCTTTATTTTATTTTTGAGGCCAAAGCTTTACAAAATACAACTGTTTCCCAAGCGGGTATGATAACTTCACTTTTACCAATAATAGCAGGTGTAGCAGCTGGATATTTTTTAAAAGAGAAAATCACAAAAAGACTAATACTAGGTTCTATTATTGCTCTAACAGGAGCTATTGTTTTAAGCTCACAAGCAACAGCTTCACACAGTGCACCTAATCCAATATTAGGGAATATCTATGAATTTCTTGCTATGGTTTGTGGGGCAGGATATACAATAGTTGCTAGATATCTAACAAAAGAGTTTTCAGCACTGTTTATTACTGCTTTTCAAGTTTTTATAGGAGCTATTTTCTTTTTACCATTTTTCATTTTTGAATTAACACATTTAGAGTTGAATTTTACTTTTAATTCTGTTGCTTCTTTATTTTATTTAGGTATTATAGTTACTCTAGGTGGATATGGTTTATATAATTATGCTTTGACAAAAATAGAGGCTTCTAAGGCTGCTGTGTTTATCTATCTTATTCCTATTTTTACTTTGATTTTAGCTAATATAATTTTAAATGAAGTTATCTCTTTTGTAGAGATACTAGCCTCAGCTATTATTCTTCTAGGTGTATTTATTAGTGAGTTTTCACCTTCAAAATTTAAAATAAAAAAAACTAAGAGTGTTTAA
- a CDS encoding class I SAM-dependent methyltransferase, with the protein MSIELTNLDKINFNQLYIEQKEQTIFKPKSSSDWDKKSVFMNEKVHNSIYNEEFLELLDLKDIETLLDVGCGVGNLSLKLAPKLEKVYALDYSSKMLELLESNAKQKGIENIDLVNKSWDDSWDEIPSCDLVIASRSLEVADMKKALTKLNSKAKKKVVLSYKVGGSFVSEEILAVLNKDIIKKPDYIYLVNILYQMGINAKVDFIRSENKQKKIDSFGDFVDSITWSIGSLNADDIQNLCTYYNEVLIKKEPQEEYVYWAIISWDKRVKHS; encoded by the coding sequence TTGAGTATAGAATTGACTAATCTTGATAAGATAAATTTTAATCAACTATATATCGAGCAAAAAGAGCAGACAATTTTTAAACCAAAAAGTTCAAGTGATTGGGATAAAAAATCTGTATTTATGAATGAAAAAGTACACAATTCTATTTATAATGAAGAGTTTTTAGAACTTTTAGATCTAAAAGATATAGAAACTTTACTTGATGTAGGATGTGGAGTTGGAAACTTAAGTTTAAAACTTGCACCCAAACTAGAAAAAGTTTATGCTTTAGATTATTCTTCAAAAATGTTAGAGTTATTAGAATCTAATGCAAAGCAAAAAGGTATTGAAAATATTGATTTAGTAAATAAATCTTGGGATGATTCTTGGGATGAGATACCTTCTTGTGATTTAGTAATTGCTTCAAGGTCTTTAGAGGTTGCAGATATGAAAAAAGCTTTAACAAAATTAAACTCTAAAGCAAAGAAAAAAGTTGTTTTATCTTATAAAGTTGGTGGTTCTTTTGTTTCAGAAGAGATATTAGCTGTTCTTAACAAAGATATTATAAAAAAGCCTGATTATATCTACTTAGTTAATATTCTTTATCAAATGGGAATTAATGCAAAAGTTGATTTTATTAGAAGTGAAAACAAACAGAAAAAAATAGATTCTTTTGGAGATTTTGTAGATTCTATAACTTGGAGTATTGGAAGTTTAAATGCAGATGATATTCAAAATTTATGCACTTATTACAATGAGGTTCTTATAAAAAAAGAACCTCAAGAAGAGTATGTTTATTGGGCTATCATCTCTTGGGATAAAAGAGTTAAACACTCTTAG
- a CDS encoding dihydrofolate reductase — protein MIISMIVAYGKNWEIGLNNQMLWHISEDFKNFKQITSGHHLLMGRKTFESIGKPLPNRTSLVLSNSGFEHEGVHTFNDVQEAFNFARKNAEEELFIIGGANIYNTLFPYVDKMYLTEVDFEGEADAFLEEIDFTNWDLVEQKDYAEVKEGESVKSPAWKFKVWVKKD, from the coding sequence ATGATAATATCTATGATTGTAGCATATGGAAAAAATTGGGAGATTGGTTTAAATAACCAAATGTTATGGCATATATCTGAGGATTTTAAAAACTTTAAACAAATAACTTCAGGTCATCATCTTTTAATGGGAAGAAAAACCTTTGAGTCTATAGGAAAACCCCTTCCAAATAGAACTTCACTTGTTTTAAGTAATAGTGGTTTTGAACATGAAGGTGTTCACACTTTTAATGATGTTCAAGAAGCTTTTAATTTTGCAAGAAAAAATGCAGAAGAGGAACTATTTATCATAGGTGGAGCAAATATCTATAATACACTTTTCCCTTATGTTGACAAAATGTATTTAACTGAAGTTGATTTTGAAGGGGAAGCGGATGCTTTTTTAGAAGAGATCGATTTTACAAACTGGGATTTAGTTGAGCAAAAAGATTATGCTGAGGTAAAAGAGGGTGAGAGTGTAAAAAGTCCAGCTTGGAAGTTTAAAGTTTGGGTAAAAAAAGATTAG
- the thyA gene encoding thymidylate synthase, which produces MKQYLDLLQHILDNGIKKEDRTGTGTTSVFGYQMRFDLSEGFPLVTTKKTHLKAIISELLWFIEGSTDERRLAEIHFGDKAENLIDKKTVWTANADAQGKDLGYTNTDTVKQLGPVYGAQWRSWEGANGKRVDQLADIINQIKTNPDSRRIILNAWNAAEIDNMALPPCHTFFQFYVANGKLSCQLYQRSADVFLGVPFNIASYALLTMMIAQVCDLELGDFVHTFGDAHIYSNHMEQVNLQLTRTPFKKPTMKINPEIKDINDFKMEDFELVDYECHEPIKGVMAV; this is translated from the coding sequence TTGAAACAATACTTAGACTTACTGCAACATATTTTAGATAATGGTATTAAAAAAGAGGATAGAACAGGTACTGGTACTACTTCTGTTTTTGGTTATCAAATGAGATTTGATTTAAGTGAAGGTTTCCCTTTAGTTACTACTAAAAAAACCCATCTAAAAGCTATTATCTCTGAGCTTTTATGGTTTATTGAGGGAAGCACAGATGAAAGAAGACTTGCTGAAATACACTTTGGAGACAAAGCAGAAAACCTAATTGATAAAAAAACTGTTTGGACTGCAAATGCAGATGCACAAGGTAAAGACTTAGGTTATACAAATACAGATACTGTAAAACAACTAGGACCTGTATATGGAGCTCAATGGAGGTCTTGGGAAGGTGCAAATGGAAAAAGAGTTGACCAATTAGCTGATATTATAAACCAAATCAAAACAAATCCAGATAGTAGAAGAATTATTCTAAACGCTTGGAATGCAGCTGAGATAGACAATATGGCACTTCCACCTTGTCATACTTTTTTCCAGTTTTATGTAGCAAATGGAAAACTATCTTGTCAACTATACCAAAGAAGTGCAGATGTATTTTTAGGAGTTCCTTTTAACATAGCTTCTTATGCTTTATTAACTATGATGATTGCACAAGTTTGTGATTTAGAGTTAGGGGATTTTGTTCATACTTTTGGAGATGCACATATCTACTCAAACCACATGGAACAAGTAAATTTACAATTAACAAGAACACCATTTAAAAAACCAACAATGAAAATCAATCCAGAGATTAAAGATATAAATGATTTCAAAATGGAAGACTTTGAACTTGTTGATTATGAGTGTCACGAACCAATAAAAGGAGTAATGGCAGTATGA
- a CDS encoding AraC family transcriptional regulator, translated as MGKTTKDDYIQSICRVILYIEQNYNNELSLDELSKIASFSKYHFHRIFKSIVGESMGEYIRRVRLQSTTLQFKTNQKITQIAMNSGYETNASFSKAFKKHFGITPKEFAKNAKLKRGNKMLEPKIVELEDMDILYVRRTGEYQKCSIEAWETLINYVGKEYFIKEDVMMFGIGHDNPRITQTDKLRYDACVSWVDKNIKPEGEIQSKIIDGGKYAMFLHKGSYTELINTYDGVSDWIVESGAQLRDLPIVEKYLNKNPITCKPEDLRTEIYIPLV; from the coding sequence ATGGGTAAGACCACAAAAGATGATTATATACAAAGTATATGTAGAGTGATTTTGTACATTGAACAAAATTATAATAATGAGCTAAGCCTTGATGAATTATCAAAAATTGCCAGCTTTTCTAAGTATCATTTTCACCGTATCTTTAAATCAATTGTTGGTGAGAGTATGGGTGAATATATTAGAAGAGTAAGGCTTCAAAGCACAACTTTACAGTTTAAAACAAATCAAAAAATTACTCAAATAGCCATGAATAGTGGATATGAAACAAATGCTTCTTTTTCAAAAGCTTTTAAAAAGCATTTTGGAATAACTCCTAAAGAGTTTGCAAAAAATGCAAAATTAAAAAGAGGAAATAAGATGTTAGAGCCAAAAATAGTAGAGCTTGAGGATATGGATATTTTGTATGTAAGAAGAACAGGTGAGTATCAAAAATGTAGTATAGAAGCATGGGAGACTCTTATAAACTATGTAGGGAAAGAGTACTTTATCAAAGAGGATGTAATGATGTTTGGAATAGGGCATGATAATCCTCGTATTACGCAGACAGATAAACTTAGATATGATGCTTGTGTTTCATGGGTGGATAAAAATATTAAACCAGAGGGTGAGATTCAAAGTAAAATAATCGATGGTGGAAAATATGCCATGTTTTTACACAAAGGTTCTTATACAGAACTAATCAATACTTATGATGGAGTATCTGATTGGATTGTAGAAAGTGGAGCCCAGTTGAGAGATTTGCCTATAGTTGAAAAGTATTTGAATAAAAATCCAATTACTTGTAAGCCAGAGGATTTAAGAACAGAGATTTATATTCCTTTGGTGTAG
- a CDS encoding APC family permease, with amino-acid sequence MLQKKFDLKRDVSLTLLVFYGLGNILGAGIYVLIGKIAGISGIYIPFSFIIACIVVLFTALSYAELSSRFPYSAGEALYAKEAFDSKTLSIAVGLIISLSGILSSATILNGFNGYISHFINLPPYITSTLVMTVLCIICILGIGHSVKVASILTIVEIFGLLYIIFVGVDKLPFETIEFSKLIPPFEISIWYSISLGAFLAFYAFIGFEDMVNIAEEVKTPTKTMPKAIIITLFVATSIYILVALVSILAIEPSTLANSTSPLADVYAKLTQKDPILLSFIGMFAVINGALIQTIMVSRIFYGMSMNKWIPSIFSKVNEKTRTPIFSTIFASVSILVFTLWLPILTLANLTSFLIFVIFTLMNIALIKIKIQRKTPENIISYPIYVPIIGIVINISMLVIQFISLI; translated from the coding sequence ATGTTGCAAAAAAAGTTTGATCTTAAAAGAGATGTTTCTTTAACGCTTTTAGTTTTTTATGGACTTGGAAATATATTAGGTGCTGGTATTTATGTACTCATTGGAAAGATTGCTGGTATTTCAGGTATTTATATTCCATTTTCTTTTATAATTGCTTGTATTGTTGTACTTTTTACAGCCTTGAGTTATGCTGAACTTTCATCTCGTTTTCCGTATAGTGCGGGGGAAGCTCTATATGCAAAAGAAGCTTTTGATTCTAAAACTTTATCTATAGCTGTTGGATTGATTATTTCACTAAGTGGAATACTCTCTAGTGCAACTATTTTAAATGGATTTAATGGTTATATTTCACATTTTATAAATCTACCACCTTATATCACTTCAACTCTTGTTATGACTGTTCTTTGTATTATTTGTATATTAGGTATTGGTCACTCAGTTAAAGTTGCTTCAATCCTAACTATTGTTGAGATATTTGGACTTTTGTATATTATCTTTGTAGGTGTAGATAAACTTCCTTTTGAGACAATAGAATTTTCTAAACTAATTCCACCTTTCGAAATCTCAATTTGGTATAGCATATCTTTAGGAGCTTTTTTAGCTTTTTATGCTTTTATAGGTTTTGAAGATATGGTAAATATCGCTGAAGAGGTCAAAACACCTACAAAAACTATGCCAAAAGCTATAATAATTACTTTATTTGTTGCTACATCTATTTATATTTTAGTTGCTTTAGTATCAATTTTAGCAATAGAACCCAGTACTTTAGCAAATAGTACTTCTCCCCTTGCAGATGTTTATGCAAAACTAACACAAAAAGATCCCATATTATTAAGTTTTATTGGAATGTTTGCAGTTATAAATGGAGCTTTGATACAAACTATTATGGTATCTAGGATATTTTATGGAATGAGTATGAATAAATGGATTCCTAGTATATTTTCTAAAGTCAATGAAAAAACAAGAACACCAATTTTTTCTACAATATTTGCTTCTGTTAGCATACTTGTTTTCACACTTTGGCTACCTATTTTAACATTGGCAAATCTAACAAGCTTTTTAATCTTTGTAATATTTACTTTGATGAATATTGCACTTATTAAAATCAAAATACAAAGAAAAACACCAGAAAATATTATCTCATATCCTATCTATGTTCCCATTATAGGAATAGTGATTAATATCTCTATGTTAGTTATTCAATTTATCTCTTTAATATAG